The Rickettsiales bacterium genome has a segment encoding these proteins:
- a CDS encoding acyl carrier protein gives MTDIAARVKKIVVEHLGVDEAKAVPEASFIDDLGADSLDTVELVMAFEEEFNCEIPDEAAEKILTIQDAINYIQQHSSAAA, from the coding sequence ATGACCGATATCGCTGCACGTGTAAAAAAGATCGTAGTAGAACATCTTGGTGTTGACGAAGCGAAAGCAGTCCCCGAAGCCAGCTTTATCGATGATCTCGGAGCCGACAGCCTTGACACGGTAGAATTGGTTATGGCGTTCGAAGAAGAATTCAACTGCGAAATCCCGGATGAAGCTGCTGAAAAAATCCTGACGATCCAGGATGCCATCAACTACATCCAGCAGCACAGCTCCGCTGCCGCTTAA
- the metE gene encoding 5-methyltetrahydropteroyltriglutamate--homocysteine S-methyltransferase, translating into MVIAANLGFPRIGANRELKKALESYWKGELTEQALKDVAKEMRKTHWTMQHRAGIKHVPSNDFSYYDQVLDTIAMVGAVPERYGFTGEKVDFATYFAMARGVQHKHEHKAGETCAHAHDASAMEMTKWFDTNYHYIVPELHEGQKFRLASDKIFDEFKEAKLQGLHTRPVLLGPVSFLLLAKMKSGSKSAISLLPELLPVYERVLKQLAALGADWVQVDEPCLVLDLNDETRAAYKTAYEKLAAAAPELHIMLTTYFGDLRDNLDTAVSLPVDGLHIDLVRAPEQLDAVLAKLPAKKSLSVGVVNGRNIWRTDLDAAIKLVEKAVSKVGSERVQVAASCSLQFSPVDLDIEDKLDAELKSWLAFAKQKLAEIAIITKAVSEGHAAVKAELESSRKAQEARRTSTRIHNLQVKDRAAKVDASMRSRKSAFAARIKKQQESLNLPLLPTTTIGSYPQTAEVRAKRADFKAGKITAEAYDTFLKEETARCVKYQEEIGIDVLVHGEFERNDMVEYFGEQLDGFTFTKNGWVQSYGARCVKPPVIFGDVARPKQMTVEWAKYAQSLTKKEMKGMLTGPVTILQWSFVRDDQPRSETCRQIALAIRDEVADLEAAGIKIIQIDEAAIREGLPLRRDDWKAYLDWAVDCFRISASVAKDETQIHTHMCYSEFNDIIAAIADMDADVISIETSRSQMELLDAFVNFKYPNQIGPGVYDIHSPRVPSQEEMEALLRKALSVLSAEQIWVNPDCGLKTRGWAEVKPALEAMVAAAEKLRGELQQKKMAS; encoded by the coding sequence ATGGTGATTGCTGCAAATTTGGGTTTCCCGCGTATCGGGGCAAACCGCGAACTGAAAAAAGCCTTGGAAAGCTACTGGAAAGGTGAATTGACCGAACAGGCGCTGAAGGATGTTGCCAAGGAAATGCGCAAGACCCATTGGACGATGCAGCACCGTGCCGGAATCAAGCACGTGCCGTCGAACGATTTCTCCTACTATGATCAGGTGCTGGACACGATCGCGATGGTCGGTGCTGTTCCGGAGCGTTACGGCTTCACCGGTGAGAAGGTGGATTTCGCCACCTATTTCGCAATGGCGCGCGGCGTGCAGCATAAGCACGAACACAAAGCGGGGGAAACATGTGCGCATGCGCATGACGCATCGGCGATGGAAATGACCAAGTGGTTCGACACGAACTATCATTATATCGTGCCGGAACTGCATGAAGGCCAGAAATTCCGCCTGGCATCCGACAAGATTTTCGACGAATTCAAGGAAGCCAAACTGCAGGGCCTGCATACGCGCCCTGTGCTGCTGGGGCCGGTTTCGTTCCTGTTGCTGGCTAAAATGAAGAGCGGCAGCAAATCTGCTATCTCACTGTTGCCGGAACTTCTGCCGGTTTACGAGCGCGTATTGAAGCAGCTTGCTGCGCTGGGCGCTGACTGGGTACAGGTGGATGAACCCTGTCTCGTGCTCGATCTGAACGACGAAACGCGTGCAGCCTACAAAACCGCTTACGAAAAACTGGCTGCTGCTGCACCGGAATTGCACATCATGCTGACCACCTATTTCGGCGATCTGCGCGACAATCTCGACACGGCTGTTTCACTGCCGGTGGACGGTCTGCATATCGACCTCGTACGGGCGCCGGAACAGCTGGATGCAGTGCTGGCAAAACTGCCCGCCAAGAAGAGCCTGTCGGTTGGCGTGGTGAATGGCCGCAACATCTGGCGTACGGATCTCGACGCGGCGATCAAGCTGGTTGAAAAGGCCGTATCCAAAGTAGGTTCGGAACGGGTACAGGTTGCGGCATCCTGTTCGCTGCAATTCTCGCCGGTGGATCTCGATATTGAAGACAAGCTCGATGCAGAGCTGAAAAGCTGGCTGGCATTTGCCAAGCAGAAGCTGGCCGAAATCGCCATCATCACCAAAGCGGTGAGCGAAGGCCATGCGGCAGTGAAAGCGGAGTTGGAATCCAGCCGCAAGGCGCAGGAAGCGCGTCGCACTTCGACCCGCATTCATAACTTGCAGGTGAAAGACCGCGCAGCGAAGGTAGATGCTTCCATGCGCAGCCGTAAGAGTGCGTTTGCAGCGCGTATCAAGAAACAGCAGGAATCATTGAACCTGCCGCTGCTGCCGACGACGACCATCGGTTCCTATCCGCAGACCGCGGAAGTGCGTGCTAAGCGTGCTGACTTCAAGGCAGGCAAAATCACAGCGGAAGCCTATGATACCTTCCTGAAGGAAGAAACGGCGCGCTGCGTGAAGTACCAGGAAGAGATCGGGATCGACGTGCTCGTTCACGGTGAATTCGAACGTAACGACATGGTCGAATATTTCGGCGAACAGCTTGACGGTTTCACCTTCACCAAGAATGGCTGGGTACAGAGCTATGGCGCACGTTGCGTGAAGCCGCCGGTAATTTTCGGTGATGTAGCGCGTCCCAAGCAGATGACGGTTGAATGGGCAAAGTATGCGCAGTCACTGACGAAGAAAGAAATGAAGGGCATGTTGACCGGACCGGTGACGATCCTGCAATGGTCCTTTGTGCGTGACGATCAGCCGCGCAGCGAAACCTGCCGCCAGATCGCTCTGGCGATCCGTGACGAAGTGGCGGATCTGGAAGCCGCAGGCATTAAGATCATTCAGATCGACGAAGCTGCAATCCGTGAAGGGCTGCCGCTGCGCCGTGACGATTGGAAAGCGTATCTGGATTGGGCAGTCGATTGCTTCCGTATTTCGGCAAGCGTTGCCAAAGACGAAACGCAGATCCACACGCATATGTGCTACTCGGAGTTCAACGATATCATCGCTGCCATCGCCGATATGGATGCGGATGTGATCTCGATTGAAACCTCGCGCTCCCAGATGGAACTGTTGGATGCATTCGTGAACTTCAAATACCCCAACCAGATCGGGCCGGGCGTATATGACATTCACAGCCCGCGCGTTCCGTCGCAGGAAGAAATGGAAGCACTGCTGCGCAAGGCGCTCAGCGTACTCTCCGCTGAACAGATCTGGGTCAATCCGGATTGCGGTCTGAAGACTCGCGGCTGGGCGGAAGTGAAGCCTGCGCTGGAAGCAATGGTCGCAGCAGCCGAAAAGCTGCGCGGCGAACTGCAGCAGAAGAAAATGGCAAGCTAA
- a CDS encoding MFS transporter, translating into MSSSLYPHIPERSILWIIGAIQFVNILDFMMVMPLGPDFAKALGMYESDLGWIGGSYTAAAAVSGIVCSLFIDGFDRKKAILTAFGGLMIATALGGCAWSFSSLLICRILAGIFGGPATSLAWAIVADVVEPARRGHAMGKIMSAFSLAAIFGVPFGLEVAHLGNWATPFFTTAALGVIVILAATKLMPEMKAHLAHVHTKTSLSYLLKLLAKPINRLTYLYVFIAMIASFTLIPNLSAYVQYNMHYPRADLGWLYSVGGVVSFITVQMTGKIVDRFNSFITSFISMTVFIIMLFVSFIMPIKAMSATAFFMLTMFAMGMRNVSSTTLATKIPPPQERAGFMSLFSCVQGIGMACGAFLSTRLLSENSDKSLNGMDHIAMLSIVTSLMVPLLIRVVEQRLRRPQ; encoded by the coding sequence ATGTCTTCTTCACTTTATCCGCATATTCCCGAGCGTTCCATATTGTGGATCATCGGTGCGATTCAGTTTGTGAATATTCTGGATTTCATGATGGTTATGCCGCTGGGGCCGGACTTTGCCAAAGCGCTTGGAATGTATGAGAGCGATCTCGGCTGGATCGGTGGCAGCTATACGGCGGCCGCAGCAGTGTCGGGTATTGTGTGTTCATTGTTCATCGATGGGTTTGACCGTAAGAAAGCCATACTCACTGCATTCGGTGGGTTGATGATTGCCACGGCGCTCGGCGGTTGCGCGTGGAGTTTTTCGTCGCTTCTGATATGCCGTATTCTGGCCGGAATATTTGGCGGTCCGGCAACTTCATTGGCATGGGCAATTGTGGCGGATGTCGTGGAACCAGCGCGCCGCGGTCATGCAATGGGCAAGATCATGTCGGCTTTCTCTCTGGCGGCGATATTCGGTGTGCCGTTCGGTTTGGAAGTGGCGCATCTGGGAAATTGGGCTACACCATTTTTTACCACAGCCGCTCTCGGGGTGATCGTCATACTGGCTGCTACAAAACTGATGCCGGAAATGAAAGCGCATCTCGCACATGTGCATACGAAAACATCGCTTTCCTATCTGCTGAAACTTCTGGCCAAGCCGATCAACCGTCTCACCTATCTGTACGTCTTCATCGCCATGATCGCGAGTTTTACCTTGATTCCGAATCTCTCCGCCTATGTGCAGTACAACATGCATTATCCGCGCGCCGATCTGGGCTGGCTGTATAGCGTCGGCGGAGTGGTGAGTTTTATCACGGTGCAGATGACGGGCAAGATTGTGGATCGTTTCAACTCATTCATCACGAGCTTTATCAGCATGACCGTATTTATAATCATGCTGTTTGTGTCGTTCATAATGCCGATTAAGGCAATGTCCGCGACAGCTTTCTTCATGCTGACAATGTTTGCCATGGGAATGCGCAATGTAAGCTCTACGACACTGGCTACTAAGATTCCACCCCCACAGGAAAGGGCGGGCTTTATGTCGCTCTTTTCTTGTGTACAGGGGATAGGAATGGCGTGTGGTGCTTTTTTATCCACGCGTCTGCTGAGTGAAAATAGCGATAAAAGCCTCAATGGCATGGATCATATCGCCATGCTCTCTATCGTTACATCGCTTATGGTGCCGTTGCTGATCAGGGTCGTAGAGCAGCGCTTGCGCAGGCCGCAATAA
- a CDS encoding DUF721 domain-containing protein, producing MDKDKNPAIKRYSLFPKPFAASAEPVLKPIYKKYGFAEHRILTKWAEIVGAELAACCIPQKLTLGNRKTGGTLHVLVASGRALELQHMQPLILKRIAVYFGSSVVQKITCMQTSSALLRKQPPASRSKPCVPSETICEITSSCADEALRNALISLGTAMKFNN from the coding sequence ATGGATAAAGATAAAAATCCCGCCATCAAGCGCTATTCACTTTTCCCGAAGCCATTTGCAGCTTCTGCCGAACCTGTGCTGAAACCAATTTATAAAAAATACGGATTCGCCGAACACCGCATACTGACAAAGTGGGCAGAGATTGTCGGTGCTGAACTTGCCGCCTGCTGCATTCCTCAGAAGCTTACACTGGGCAATCGCAAGACCGGCGGCACATTGCACGTGCTGGTCGCAAGCGGCCGTGCACTTGAGCTTCAGCATATGCAGCCGCTGATTCTGAAACGGATTGCGGTGTATTTCGGCAGCAGCGTCGTGCAGAAGATCACATGCATGCAAACCAGCTCCGCATTACTACGCAAGCAGCCGCCCGCTTCGCGTTCCAAGCCATGTGTGCCGTCGGAAACGATCTGCGAGATCACGTCATCCTGCGCTGACGAGGCGCTGCGAAACGCTCTTATTTCACTTGGAACAGCTATGAAATTCAACAACTAA
- the nadD gene encoding nicotinate (nicotinamide) nucleotide adenylyltransferase: MTSRLRIGLLGGSFNPAHEGHLHISREALKQLKLDQVWWLVSPQNPLKSRTDMSSYEVRLASARSMTRNDPHITVSDFEQKHGLQYTYATLAALKKHYPGTKFVWIMGADNLASFHRWQRWRSIIEMMPIVIFDRAPFSHIALRSKAALAMQRLRLPGRGISAIADKAGHWAYMYILARRHPASSTAIRARRKAKTTS, from the coding sequence ATGACCTCCCGCTTACGTATCGGCTTGCTCGGAGGCTCATTCAATCCGGCGCATGAAGGCCATCTGCATATCAGTCGCGAAGCCCTTAAACAGCTGAAGCTGGATCAGGTGTGGTGGCTGGTTTCACCCCAGAATCCCCTTAAATCCAGGACGGACATGTCCAGTTATGAGGTTCGGCTTGCTTCTGCCCGCTCCATGACCCGCAACGACCCGCATATTACCGTCAGCGACTTCGAGCAAAAACATGGCCTGCAATATACTTATGCCACGCTTGCAGCGCTGAAGAAGCATTATCCTGGCACTAAATTCGTCTGGATCATGGGGGCAGACAACCTCGCGAGTTTTCACCGCTGGCAACGTTGGCGCTCCATTATTGAAATGATGCCGATTGTTATTTTTGATCGTGCGCCGTTTTCCCATATCGCGCTGCGTTCCAAAGCCGCGCTCGCCATGCAGCGCCTGCGCCTGCCGGGACGAGGCATTTCTGCCATTGCCGATAAAGCGGGGCACTGGGCCTATATGTATATCCTTGCTCGCCGTCACCCCGCTTCTTCCACAGCAATCCGTGCCCGCCGCAAGGCCAAAACCACGTCATAA
- the fabF gene encoding beta-ketoacyl-ACP synthase II, protein MTRRVVVTGLGLVTPLACGVEASWKKLIAGQSGIGPITQFDVSDLPARIAGMVPRGEDEPEFNADKWVAPKEQKKMDDFIIFAIAAATQAIEDSGWKPETDEEKEMTGVMIGSGIGGLAEIERTVLEMREKGPRRVSPFFIPASLINLASGHVSIMYGFKGPNHSVVTACATGAHAIGDAARLIQFGDADVMVAGGAEAAACRIGIAGFAAARALSTSYNDTPQQASRPWDKGRDGFVMGEGAGIVVLEEYEHAKKRGAKIYAEVVGYGLSGDANHITAPASDGNGGYRAMKAALNRAGLKPEDVDYINAHGTSTPLGDEIELAAVKRMFGEHSKKLSMSSTKSAIGHLLGAAGSVEAIFSILAIRDQIAPPTLNLNDPSEGCDIDLVPNKAKPRTINVALSNSFGFGGTNASVIFKKI, encoded by the coding sequence ATGACTCGTCGCGTTGTAGTTACGGGGTTAGGCCTGGTTACTCCGCTGGCTTGCGGAGTTGAAGCAAGCTGGAAAAAGCTCATTGCCGGTCAGTCCGGCATCGGACCGATTACCCAGTTCGATGTTTCTGACCTCCCTGCCCGTATTGCAGGCATGGTTCCCCGCGGCGAAGACGAGCCTGAATTCAATGCCGATAAATGGGTTGCGCCGAAAGAGCAGAAGAAGATGGATGATTTCATCATCTTTGCTATTGCGGCTGCAACTCAGGCTATTGAAGATTCTGGCTGGAAGCCTGAAACGGACGAAGAAAAAGAAATGACCGGCGTCATGATTGGCTCCGGCATAGGCGGTCTTGCCGAAATCGAACGCACTGTACTCGAAATGCGCGAAAAAGGTCCGCGCCGCGTCAGCCCGTTCTTCATTCCCGCAAGCCTTATCAATCTGGCCTCGGGTCATGTTTCCATTATGTACGGCTTCAAAGGCCCGAACCATTCCGTGGTTACCGCCTGCGCGACGGGCGCTCACGCCATTGGCGACGCTGCCCGCCTGATCCAGTTCGGCGATGCAGATGTTATGGTTGCAGGCGGGGCGGAAGCTGCCGCATGCCGTATAGGCATTGCAGGATTCGCGGCTGCACGTGCGCTTTCCACTTCGTACAACGACACGCCGCAGCAGGCATCCCGCCCATGGGATAAAGGCCGTGACGGTTTCGTCATGGGTGAAGGCGCCGGTATCGTGGTACTGGAAGAATATGAACACGCCAAGAAGCGTGGCGCAAAGATTTATGCTGAAGTGGTCGGTTATGGCCTCTCCGGCGATGCAAACCACATTACCGCTCCGGCCAGCGATGGCAATGGCGGTTACCGCGCCATGAAGGCCGCGCTGAACCGTGCAGGCCTGAAGCCGGAAGATGTCGACTATATCAACGCACACGGCACCTCAACACCGCTGGGTGACGAGATCGAACTGGCTGCGGTAAAGCGCATGTTCGGTGAACATTCCAAGAAGCTTTCCATGTCCTCCACCAAGTCGGCTATCGGCCATCTTCTCGGCGCAGCTGGTAGCGTGGAAGCAATATTCTCCATTCTTGCCATCCGTGACCAGATCGCTCCGCCGACACTGAACCTGAACGACCCTTCCGAGGGCTGCGATATCGATCTGGTGCCGAATAAAGCCAAGCCGCGCACGATTAATGTCGCGCTCTCGAACTCTTTCGGATTTGGCGGCACGAACGCTTCGGTTATCTTTAAGAAGATATAA
- the rpoH gene encoding RNA polymerase sigma factor RpoH, with translation MTNQLPVVSAEGGLRRYLAEIRKIPLLTEAEEYMLAKRFQEHNDIAAAHRLVTSHLRLVAKIAGQYRGYGLPSSELVAEGNIGLMQAVRRFDPDRGFRLATYAMWWIKAAIQEYILRSWSLVKLGSSAAQKKLFFGLRKVKNSMRQAANELTHGVLTPEEVTEIAAKMGVSEEDVIDMDTRMSAHDQHLNSKVGGDSDDEWQDMLAEPSDNQETLLAESQERKLNSRMLESAIAKLSEREQDIIRERHLKEQPATLEDLSKTYNISRERVRQIESRAIEKLQKEMLLLTQEKTAA, from the coding sequence ATGACGAATCAGCTTCCTGTCGTTTCGGCGGAAGGCGGGCTCCGCCGGTATCTGGCCGAAATACGGAAAATACCTCTCCTGACCGAGGCGGAAGAATATATGCTCGCCAAGCGGTTTCAGGAACATAATGATATTGCGGCCGCGCACCGGCTTGTCACAAGCCATCTGCGTCTGGTCGCCAAGATTGCCGGGCAGTATCGCGGTTACGGCCTGCCTTCAAGCGAGCTCGTGGCGGAAGGCAATATCGGCCTCATGCAGGCCGTGCGCCGCTTCGACCCTGACCGCGGCTTTCGTCTGGCCACTTACGCCATGTGGTGGATCAAGGCGGCGATTCAGGAATATATCCTGCGCTCCTGGTCATTGGTGAAGCTTGGCTCAAGCGCTGCCCAGAAGAAGCTCTTTTTCGGTTTGCGCAAAGTCAAGAACAGCATGCGTCAGGCTGCGAATGAGCTCACGCACGGTGTGCTGACTCCGGAAGAAGTGACGGAGATTGCGGCGAAGATGGGTGTCAGCGAAGAAGACGTGATCGACATGGATACGCGCATGTCTGCGCATGACCAGCATCTGAACAGCAAAGTTGGGGGCGACAGTGACGATGAATGGCAGGATATGCTGGCGGAACCGTCGGACAATCAGGAAACATTGCTTGCGGAAAGCCAGGAGCGCAAGTTGAATAGCCGTATGCTGGAAAGTGCGATTGCCAAGCTCAGTGAACGTGAGCAGGATATCATTCGCGAACGGCACCTGAAAGAACAGCCGGCTACACTGGAAGACCTGAGCAAGACCTATAATATTTCACGCGAACGCGTCCGCCAGATTGAAAGCCGGGCGATCGAGAAGCTGCAGAAAGAGATGCTGCTCTTGACGCAGGAAAAGACGGCCGCCTAA
- a CDS encoding D-alanyl-D-alanine carboxypeptidase family protein: MARFAKNHVFVVASFLAALSISFAAPQSAYASSKHHHHHHHKKAYHAVYKAPHVATIVVDADSNQVLESESADALHYPASLTKMMTLYLTFDALKHNKLSLDQDIIVSRHAAGMPATNIALSPGEHLKVKDAILSIVVNSANDSATALGETIGGTESDFAQKMTRKAAELGMKNTVFQNASGLPNPRQHTTARDMAMLGLALKRDFPQYFPFFKTESFTFRGNTYVTHNHVMMRYAGVDGIKTGFIRASGFNLVTSVNRDGHHLVAVVLGGSTWRSRDDRMIALLDRTFNHLAMLPGSNRVRLSSAIRNHQAQPAFAEEQQQQQPVTNGEGDESER; the protein is encoded by the coding sequence ATGGCAAGATTTGCGAAGAACCATGTTTTTGTTGTGGCATCGTTCCTCGCTGCGCTGAGTATTTCCTTTGCCGCTCCTCAATCTGCATATGCTTCCAGCAAGCATCACCACCACCATCACCACAAAAAAGCATACCATGCGGTCTACAAAGCTCCGCATGTTGCTACGATCGTAGTGGATGCAGATAGCAACCAGGTGCTGGAATCCGAAAGCGCCGACGCTTTGCACTACCCCGCTTCACTCACCAAAATGATGACGCTGTACCTGACCTTTGATGCGCTCAAGCATAATAAGCTTTCGCTGGATCAGGACATCATCGTCTCGCGCCATGCCGCTGGCATGCCCGCTACCAATATCGCTCTTTCCCCCGGCGAACACCTGAAAGTGAAAGATGCCATTCTGAGCATCGTCGTCAATTCGGCTAACGACTCCGCGACCGCGCTGGGTGAAACGATCGGCGGAACGGAAAGCGACTTCGCTCAGAAAATGACCCGCAAGGCGGCTGAACTGGGCATGAAAAACACCGTATTCCAGAACGCTTCCGGCCTTCCCAATCCCCGCCAGCATACCACGGCACGCGATATGGCAATGCTCGGTCTCGCTCTGAAGCGCGACTTCCCGCAGTATTTTCCGTTCTTCAAAACGGAATCTTTTACGTTCCGCGGCAACACCTACGTCACGCATAACCATGTCATGATGCGTTATGCCGGTGTAGACGGCATCAAGACCGGCTTTATCCGCGCTTCCGGCTTCAACCTTGTGACCTCTGTCAATCGTGACGGACATCATCTGGTTGCCGTGGTACTGGGGGGCAGCACTTGGCGCTCACGTGACGACAGGATGATCGCGCTGCTGGATAGAACCTTCAATCACCTCGCCATGCTTCCCGGCAGCAACCGCGTGCGCCTCTCTTCTGCCATTCGAAACCATCAGGCTCAGCCTGCTTTTGCTGAAGAACAGCAACAGCAGCAACCTGTGACCAATGGCGAAGGTGACGAGAGCGAACGCTAA
- the thiE gene encoding thiamine phosphate synthase: MSDCHLYLVSPPRLQLEGFLPQLEAALATEAVKAFQLRLKEADDQEILNAAREIVPLCREYDIAFILNDRADLAVQCGADGVHLGQEDMTVADARKILGDEGVIGVSCHASKDMGIRAAEEGADYVAFGAFFPTKSKPQEKVEKWGIPTPEIIEWWSTYTTIPCVAIGGMKPENCGPLVTAGADFIAAITSVWEHPQGAAEAVREFEQAIAKAKA, from the coding sequence ATGTCGGACTGCCATTTGTATCTTGTTTCCCCTCCCCGCCTGCAATTGGAGGGGTTCCTCCCGCAGCTTGAAGCCGCATTGGCTACGGAAGCGGTAAAGGCTTTCCAATTGCGCCTGAAAGAAGCAGACGATCAGGAAATCTTAAATGCGGCCAGAGAGATAGTACCTTTATGCCGTGAATATGACATCGCGTTCATTCTGAACGACCGGGCTGACCTCGCCGTGCAGTGCGGCGCGGATGGCGTGCATCTGGGACAGGAAGACATGACCGTAGCGGATGCCAGAAAGATTCTTGGCGATGAGGGAGTGATCGGGGTGAGCTGCCACGCTTCAAAAGACATGGGAATACGCGCAGCCGAAGAAGGCGCAGATTACGTTGCGTTCGGCGCTTTCTTTCCGACAAAGTCCAAACCGCAGGAAAAAGTGGAAAAATGGGGTATCCCGACGCCGGAAATCATCGAATGGTGGTCCACCTATACGACCATACCCTGCGTTGCAATCGGCGGCATGAAGCCGGAAAATTGCGGCCCACTTGTCACTGCAGGCGCGGATTTCATCGCCGCGATTACTTCCGTCTGGGAACATCCGCAGGGAGCCGCCGAAGCTGTCAGGGAATTTGAGCAGGCTATTGCCAAGGCAAAAGCTTAG
- a CDS encoding glutamate-5-semialdehyde dehydrogenase, whose product MATDTKKIMLKLGADAREAYGLLAESSAKQRNQALTEAAAVLRADSKKIQTANAKDMAAARKAGMGKAMLDRLELTPARIEAMAKSLEDIAKLPDALGKTLATFKRPNGLVIDRISVPLGVIGIIYESRPNVTADAGALCLKSGNAVILRGGSDSFHSSTAIANCLKQGLKAASLPEHAVQLVPTTDREAVGMMLRMTQYLDVIIPRGGKSLTSRVMKDSRVPTLLHLDGNCHTYIHKNADPAMAQEVLLNAKMRRTGICGATESLVIDKEMLPLLPKLADALIKAGCELRGDAEARKVDARIKPAKASDWSTEYLDAILSIKTVGGIDEAIRHINTYGSHHTDAIITKNATAAAKFLKNVDSAIVLHNASTQFADGGEFGFGAEIGIATGRLHARGPVGVEQLTTFKYVVRGNGQTRPK is encoded by the coding sequence ATGGCTACCGATACAAAAAAAATAATGCTGAAACTGGGTGCAGATGCACGTGAAGCTTATGGGCTGCTTGCAGAGTCCTCCGCCAAACAGCGCAATCAGGCTTTGACGGAAGCCGCCGCCGTTTTACGCGCAGACAGCAAGAAGATTCAAACTGCGAATGCCAAAGATATGGCGGCTGCGCGCAAGGCCGGTATGGGAAAAGCCATGCTCGACCGGCTGGAACTTACGCCCGCACGTATTGAAGCAATGGCGAAATCGCTTGAGGACATTGCTAAATTACCGGACGCACTTGGTAAAACGCTGGCCACGTTCAAACGCCCCAATGGCCTCGTGATTGACCGAATCTCCGTTCCCCTTGGTGTCATCGGCATCATCTATGAATCGCGCCCAAATGTGACGGCGGATGCAGGGGCGCTGTGCCTGAAATCCGGGAACGCTGTTATCCTGCGCGGCGGTTCCGACAGTTTTCATTCCTCAACCGCTATCGCCAACTGCCTCAAACAGGGCCTGAAAGCGGCGAGCCTGCCTGAACATGCTGTACAGCTTGTCCCCACAACGGATCGCGAAGCTGTCGGCATGATGCTACGCATGACACAATATCTGGATGTCATCATTCCCCGTGGCGGCAAGTCGCTTACGTCGCGCGTGATGAAAGACAGCCGCGTCCCTACCCTGCTTCATCTGGACGGTAACTGTCATACCTATATTCACAAGAACGCCGATCCCGCCATGGCGCAGGAAGTGCTGCTGAACGCTAAAATGCGGCGCACGGGCATCTGCGGTGCGACCGAATCACTTGTGATCGACAAGGAGATGCTGCCCTTGCTGCCCAAACTGGCGGATGCACTTATTAAGGCAGGCTGCGAATTACGCGGCGATGCGGAAGCCCGCAAGGTGGATGCGCGTATCAAACCCGCCAAGGCCAGCGACTGGAGTACGGAATATCTGGATGCGATCCTGTCCATTAAAACCGTTGGCGGCATTGATGAAGCCATTCGCCATATCAATACTTACGGTTCGCACCATACGGATGCCATTATTACGAAAAACGCTACCGCCGCGGCAAAATTCCTGAAAAACGTGGATTCGGCCATTGTGCTGCATAACGCATCCACCCAGTTCGCCGATGGCGGCGAATTCGGATTCGGCGCGGAAATCGGCATTGCCACCGGCAGGCTGCATGCACGCGGCCCCGTCGGCGTGGAGCAGCTCACCACGTTCAAATACGTCGTCAGAGGTAACGGACAGACAAGGCCAAAATGA